A section of the Portunus trituberculatus isolate SZX2019 chromosome 20, ASM1759143v1, whole genome shotgun sequence genome encodes:
- the LOC123506662 gene encoding gamma-aminobutyric acid receptor subunit beta-like isoform X2, with the protein MSSFVPSLLFVVVGWTSFFWPAEVVVGRNGLVITSLLTIASMYTGIRQTSPTTSYVKALDVWMLMCILLTTVPLLQYTLILSWRKTSDSSVTKVVPGLRRPLESLPLKSMRHARDGWPPGITYLFPALQPCLLALLPDPEPPRPQLSRPPLCAAPLCRGAL; encoded by the exons ATGAGTTCCTTCGTGCCCTCTTTACTCTtcgtggtggtggggtggactTCATTCTTCTGGCCCGCCGAGGTGGTAGTAGGTCGAAACGGATTGGTGATCACCTCGCTTCTCACCATCGCCTCCATGTACACCGGCATCAG GCAGACAAGTCCCACCACAAGCTACGTGAAGGCCCTGGACGTGTGGATGTTGATGTGCATTCTACTCACCACTGTGCCTCTCCTGCAGTACACCCTCATCCTGTC ATGGAGGAAGACCAGTGACAGCAGCGTAACGAAAGTAGTGCCCGG TCTGCGGCGCCCTCTGGAATCTCTGCCACTGAAATCTATGAGACACGCAAGAGATGGTTGGCCGCCTGGGATTACCTATCTGTTTCCTGCTCTTCAACCTTGCCTACTGGCCCTCCTACCTGACCCCGAGCCTCCACGCCCTCAATTGAGCCGACCACCACTGTGTGCGGCGCCCTTATGCCGCGGAGCGCTCTGA
- the LOC123506652 gene encoding gamma-aminobutyric acid receptor subunit gamma-4-like produces the protein MTVSPALLKKVWVPDVFIRGTRSLDTFTFLQKFQGVTISSDSTVYTSVMMQLKLVCSMSFYMYPFDVQRCTVFIKSSTADIYQLHELALDWMPPGLSTDEDLKRQLASYDFSVRSLNGTTCSCTKCVPGESVPGLSHALKHAFVRNRNHKPTPRHS, from the exons ATGACAGTGTCCCCAGCGCTACTGAAGAAG GTGTGGGTGCCTGACGTGTTCATTCGAGGCACTCGCTCCCTCGACACGTTCACCTTCCTGCAGAAGTTCCAGGGCGTCACCATTTCGTCAGATTCCACCGTGTACACCTCCGTCAT GATGCAGCTCAAACTTGTGTGCAGCATGTCCTTCTACATGTATCCCTTTGACGTCCAGCGATGCACTGTCTTTATCAAAAGCT CTACTGCAGACATCTACCAGCTGCACGAGCTCGCTCTGGACTGGATGCCACCTGGACTCAGCACAGACGAGGACCTCAAGCGGCAGCTGGCGAGCTATGACTTTTCGGTGAGGAGTCTGAACGGCACCACTTGTTCCTGCACCAAGTGTGTGCCCGGTGAGTCAGTCCCTGGCCTCTCTCACGCACTCAAACACGCATTTGTCAGGAATAGGAATCACAAACCTACTCCCCGGCACTCTTAA
- the LOC123506662 gene encoding gamma-aminobutyric acid receptor subunit beta-like isoform X1, translated as MSSFVPSLLFVVVGWTSFFWPAEVVVGRNGLVITSLLTIASMYTGIRQTSPTTSYVKALDVWMLMCILLTTVPLLQYTLILSWRKTSDSSVTKVVPGSLRRPLESLPLKSMRHARDGWPPGITYLFPALQPCLLALLPDPEPPRPQLSRPPLCAAPLCRGAL; from the exons ATGAGTTCCTTCGTGCCCTCTTTACTCTtcgtggtggtggggtggactTCATTCTTCTGGCCCGCCGAGGTGGTAGTAGGTCGAAACGGATTGGTGATCACCTCGCTTCTCACCATCGCCTCCATGTACACCGGCATCAG GCAGACAAGTCCCACCACAAGCTACGTGAAGGCCCTGGACGTGTGGATGTTGATGTGCATTCTACTCACCACTGTGCCTCTCCTGCAGTACACCCTCATCCTGTC ATGGAGGAAGACCAGTGACAGCAGCGTAACGAAAGTAGTGCCCGG AAGTCTGCGGCGCCCTCTGGAATCTCTGCCACTGAAATCTATGAGACACGCAAGAGATGGTTGGCCGCCTGGGATTACCTATCTGTTTCCTGCTCTTCAACCTTGCCTACTGGCCCTCCTACCTGACCCCGAGCCTCCACGCCCTCAATTGAGCCGACCACCACTGTGTGCGGCGCCCTTATGCCGCGGAGCGCTCTGA